Genomic segment of Ardenticatena maritima:
CTTCCGCCAGATTGAATACGACCGCCAACCCGTGCTGGAAGCCTTTGAGCGCACAGGCTATCTTGACAAGGGGTTTATTGTCCATATCTTCCGGTACGAATTCCTGACAGCCCGCAGCCATCTTTACTATTACGATTTTTGGTGCCGCGAGCGTGGGCTTCCCATGAACATGGAAAGTTGGCAGCAGTATGTCGCCGAATGGGAAGCGCGCCAGATTGCGGCTTCATGAGGAGCAGAGGATGACGACGAAACGCGAGACCGTTTTGAACGCACTCCGCGACGCTCGCCGCGACCTCATCGCGGCTATGCAAGGTGTCGATATGCAAGCCGTGCTCGATGAAAACGGCGGTCGTTTGCACGATTGGCTTGCCTACATTGCGGCATGGGACCGCGAAGTCCTGGCGGCGGTGCAAGCGCTCATCGAAAACGACCAGGGCTATCGCACGGCTGATTTTGATACGTGGGAAACGTGGAGCAGCCGCGAAGTGGCCCGCCGCGCCACCTGGCCTGAAGAACAAGTGCGCATGGACTTCGGCATGGTGCGCCTCGAACTCATTTCCCTGCTCTCGCAAATGGAACCCAATTTCTTCGAGCAGGAACTTGAAACGCCCTGGGACCGCACCCGTACCACAATCGCCCACCTGCTTGAAGCGGTGAGCATCGCCCACGATCGCGAGTTGACAGCGCTCCTGCACGAATACAAGCGCACCACCAACAACGAAGCGTGAGGCGTCTGCCATGCAATATCTGCTGATTGGCATCGGGGGATTTCTGGGGGCAAACACGCGCTACCTGCTGGGGCGCTGGCTCGACGCACGCTACGGCGGGGCGTTCCCGTTGGGCACTTTCATCATCAACATTTCGGGCAGTTTCTTGCTGGCGCTTTTCATGACACTCACCACCGAGCGCATCCCACTCGACCCACGCTGGCGCTTTTTGCTCGCCGTGGGGTTCTTCGGCTCTTATACCACGTTTTCAACATTCAGTGTGGAAACGTTTCGCCTGCTGGAAAGCGGCGCGTGGCTGCTGGCAATGGGGAACGCGCTGGGCAGTGTCGGGTTTGGCTTGCTGGGAGCGTGGGTAGGCGTGCTCACCGCCCGCACGCTCTGGTGAGCCCGCTCCGGGCAGACCGCGCCAGGTTTTGGCAAAAAACCTGGCGCTTTTTGTATGG
This window contains:
- the crcB gene encoding fluoride efflux transporter CrcB — protein: MQYLLIGIGGFLGANTRYLLGRWLDARYGGAFPLGTFIINISGSFLLALFMTLTTERIPLDPRWRFLLAVGFFGSYTTFSTFSVETFRLLESGAWLLAMGNALGSVGFGLLGAWVGVLTARTLW